The Leishmania mexicana MHOM/GT/2001/U1103 complete genome, chromosome 29 DNA window CGGACCGCTCTTGTCCTCAGGCGGAGTCGTCCGAGGGAGCCGGGCATAGGAGAaaggtgggagagaggggttTGCACAAAGAGACGCAGAGTCGAGGAAATGGGAAAGGGGAGGCCACCGCTACACCTCGTCGTGACAGAACGAGAACGACGAAACCGGAAGGACACAAGCGAAGCTCGACCACCGCAACACCGAAAAAGACAGCGAGCCGAAAGAAGAGGgcacgaggagagagaggagggccATAACATCATTCGAGTGGGTGGTGTAGAGTACCAAACAACGGAAACGCGACAGGCAAAGCTTGCGcagacacaggcacacacagacgcacagatatgagggagaggagagcgcaTGCAGACATCGCTGACGAGAACAAGAAGAGGGAGTTCATGGACTGCCAGGAGGCACCGGGGGCGGGTTAAGTAGGACAAAAAAGAGGGCCAGCACGGCCACACCATTCAATCAAGAAttgggtgggtgtgtgtgggaggggggggggcggtcGGAACAGTCATAGCGAAAAAAAATAACCGACAAGAGCTACAGAGGAAGAGTAGGGCTTGTGGCAGCTGACGAggaaacgaaaacaaagaaaacggAAGGAATGCGAGGAGAGAGCCATCCGCCACTTTCTTCCGTTTTGGCTTGTGTGCATACAGGCGGCGTATactagagagagagggaaggagagaacGCGAGCGTGCATTATCACGCCGAACGTGAGTGGGCTTGTGTTCTGTGCATGTGGTGACAGAGGGAAGCCGTTACCGTCAACCAACTTTTCATGAGCACATGGCACGCAAAGCAGggcccctccacctccttcacTCCTCCAGTGTACCTCTGTCTGCCTGCCATTGCGCGTAGGGCAGAGTCACTCCCCCTCAAACGCTAGCACAGTGCGCCGCATTCCAGACACACTACTTACGGGCGTACCCATACCAAGACGCAAACACCTACTGACCCATCGCCGAGAAAAGCCGGTTCCCCTGTTACGAAAGACCCACAATCCTTCCCGTCTCGCAGTCGATATCGATATTGTAGTACGCCGGTCGGGTCGGCAGACCAGGCATCGTGGAGATGTCGCCCAGCAGAGGAAACACAAACCTCGCGCCGCAGTTAACGCGGACGTCGCGGATGGGGACAGTAAAGCCGGTCGGCGCCCCGCGCAGCTCGGGGTTGTGCGAGAAGCTGTACTGCGTCTTTGCCATGCATACAGGAAAGTCGCCGTAGCCCATCTTCTCGAAGTCCGCCAGCTTCTCCTCTACGTCGTTGAGGTACTCcacaccggcggcgccgtAAATCTCGCGGCACACCGTCTCGATCTTCTCCTTGAGCGACGCGTTGCTTGGGTAAAGCAGCTGGAAGTTTGACGGTGTCGTCTCCGTGACGCGGATCAGCGCCTGGGCAAGATCGACGGCCCCGGCGCCGCCCTTGGACCAGTGCTCTGTGACCACAACATCCGCCGCGCCACCCTCCTGCGTCGCCAGCTCCGTCACCAacgccagctccgcctccgtgtcGGTGCTAAACCGGTTcagtgccaccaccactggcACCCCAAACTTGCGAATGTTCTGAATATGCCGAATAAGGTTGCTCATGCCGGCACGCAAGGCATCCGCGTTCTCCTTGGCAGCATCCTTTGGCTCCACACCGCCGTGGAACTTCAGTgcgcgcaccgtcgccacgagcaccgccgcatccgGCTTCAGCCCGCTCGTGCGGCACTTGATGTTAAAGAACTTCTCACAACCCATGTCCGCCCCGAAGCCGGCCTCCGTCAGCACAAAGCCGTCCGCACCGGCCAGCTTGAGGGCGATGCGGTCGGCGATGACGCTGCTGTTACCGTGCGCAATATTGCCGAAGGGGCCGGCATGCACCAGCACGGGGGTGCCCTCCAGCGTCTGCATCAGCGTCGGCTCAACCGCATCCTTCATGAGCACCGTCATGGCCCCGGCACAGCCCACATCCTCAGCCGTCACCGACGCGCCCGCCTTGCTTTTGGCCACCTGGATCGCTCCcaggcgctggcgcatgTCGGCCAAATCGTCCACGAGCGCCAGAATAGCCATCACCTCGGACGCGACCGAAATGTCGAAGCCAGTGCGCCGGCTAATacccttctccgccttgccCATCCCGATCTCGATGTCGCGCAGGAGGCGGTCGTTGACGTCGGTGACGCGGCGCCACGAAATAGTGTCAGGGTCGACGTCCAGGCGCGCAAAGCAgacgcgctccgcctccgtcagcgcCATGGGGTCCGTTTTGTGGATGCCGAGTTTGTCGAGCCGCTTCTGCATAATCGGTGTGAATGTTTTCAGCTCGTCGGTGAGACGGCGGTAAAGCGCGGCGTCGTCCTGCGTCCGCTCGTGGAAGATGCGGGTGTCAAGTGCCGCGGCAAGGAGGTTGTTCGCTGCGGTGATAGCGTGTATGTCGCCGGTGCCGTGGAGGTTAAAATCCTCCATCGGAATCACCTGGCTGTAGCCGCCGCCCGCGGCACCGCCCTTGATGCCGAAGGTCGGTCCTTGAGACGGTTGGCGAATGCACGCAAAGCAGCGTCGTTTTAGATGAGCACCGAGAGCCTGAGCGACGCCGATCGTCGTGGtgctcttcccttcccccaaCGGGGTGGGGCTCATgcccgccaccacgacgTACTTGCCATATGGACTGCCCTCCAAACGCTTCAGGACGCTCAACTTAACCTTGGCACGGGTGCTGCCGTACGGGCTCAGCTCCGAAAGAAGTATACCCGCGGCCTCGGCGATGCTCGTGATAGGCTGGGCATCGACACTCTGGGCAATGTCGATGTCAGCCGGCACCGGCCACACGCAGTGCAACTTTCGGGCGGTCATAGGGGATATACGAGAAGAGTAAAGGCAGCCAACTCTTTTCTTGGGAatgaaaaagaagaagagcagaggtggtggatggTCCTCTCTCAACCTCTCATCGGCTCgaccgctgctgtggctctGTTAGGAGGAGCACTGGAGAGCGCGTCCGAGTAGAAGCGCGCAAGTGGGGGaggaaagaggggagggggaggagaagacgTTTGGGAAGAGCAGGGAAGGGGTCTTGGGCGGCGTATCCCACACGCCCTttcgcatgtgtgtgtgtgtgtgtgtgtgtgtgtgtgtatgttcGTTGCTGTCCCTCGTTGAGCCTCAAACAAAGAGCGCAAAGAAGACAGGAGAGAAAAGAGCCGAAAACACAAATGGCAAGCGTTGATGGCGCCTTGTCtatgggggggaggggggagggcctGGGGCACGCGAAGGAGGGGTTAGGGTGTAGAGAAATGGCAACCATCACCGCGCCGTTAATCGgtcggcgcacacacatgatACCAAGTACAGCGCGGAATCAGGCACAAAACAGAGAGAAGAAGGGGACGAACAGAAGAAGAAATcgcaggggagagggtggcAGACACAGGAACCATCAGTGTATCCAAAGGCGCGCCTTTGGAGCGTCGTTTCGTAATACCGCCTACACACATGTAGTGGAGACGAGCATGGCGTTGTCCCTTGCAGCCTACAGAGGCCAGGAGAGCCGTCACTGGGATGTGACGCAAGaatgggctgctgctggcggtaGGCCAGCTACACCACCGCGTAGCGGCTGCAGCCGTCACGTACAcgctccgctgcggccgcctcctcacTCATTCCACCTCTTCCACGCCGTTGGCAACGCAGCACTCCCACGGAGACAACAGCAgtcaggggagggggagagggcatGTAAAGGAGAAAAGACGTGCGGGAGGGAGTACGCGATAAAGATGCGTGTACTGTACCAATTTGGCAGGCGTGCATCTcccagtgtgtgtgtgtgtgcccatgCCCAACGTGTGGGCGTACGCGTACGTGACTCGTGTCCACTTTCTATTCTCTTTTCTTTGGTTGGCTCCTCTTATAATCGgtgtcttcttttttttgttccaCACGCGCCTCCGTTGACTGGTGTGTTTGAGTGGCACGtgcgcggaggtggagggacACGGCAGCTCGTCACGTAGCGGGTGTCTCGTTTGCGctctcctttccttttttttcactaCGGTAGGCCCCGGTGGCATGGGTGTGCGCTGAGCAAGCGCATGTACCACTCCCAGCACCaccgagagggagggagagacgcgGAGGGCTCGGAGAGTAGCAATATGTTCTCTTCTCACCCTTGCAGAGAAGCTGTGCAGAAGTTTAGCGCAAAGCGGAGAGGCAGTTGCgtgaagaagagcgacaAGGGCACTGCTTTAAGACTAAGATGTCGTTGTAGAATGCGTGTGCTAGCGCGAACGACCACATAAACAatacgcacgcgcacccgcacacaagCATTGAGGCGGGTCTGTGCGGGTTAACACACTATAAGCAGGCGCTAATAGCCTCCGCGACCACGACCGcgaccgcggccgccgccacggcccATGTTATACGGGTTGAAACTCTGGCTCATCATTCCAGCCATCATGGCCAGCGCAGcgatctgctgctgcattgGGTTGCCCGCACCTCTACCGCGCAGCGCGTACGCACCGCCACGTGAGATGCCGCGTTGAAATGCGGGAATATTGTCCCGCTTCATTGCCACCTTCAGTGGTTTTCCATGCAGCGACTGCCCATCCTTGAGGATagccgcgtgtgcctgcCCTTCGGTTTCAAACTCGACATAGGCGGTACCTTTCGGGTTGCCCTGACGGTCCTTCAAGACCGTCACGCGCGTGATGGCACCGCAGGAGGCGAAAAAGACGCGCAAATCCGCGTCCGTGGTTCTCAAGTCAAGGTCGCCGACAAAGATGGAGGTGTTCGTCTTGGTCTGCCCGCTgcttgctgccgccgcagcagccgtcttTCGTGTGCCCTCGTCCTTGGCGGCCGACTCCTGCAGTGCCTTGAGCTGCATGTCTTCCTGGAGGCTGTCCACCTGCCGCTTCATttcctccagctccgcctcaGCGTCCATGTCGACGTTGAACTGGTCCTCTGCAGAGATCATCTCGCTTCCGTGGTCACCTTGGTTGCTAGACATGGTTCTCGATTCGCTCTATAGACGTCTCCTCTGTAGCTTGCGATCGCGCCGTTGAacagcggcacgcacgcaaacaggaaaagaaagagtgaccctcgcgtgctgcgacagctgatgtagagagagagatgtgaGTCAGTGAatggggaaggagaggagggggaggggggggggggcaaacaaacaaacgaaAAGGTCGGGTgtcaagagagggaggggtgagaCGACGGGACCTGACAAGGAGAAGGAACACGAATATgagcgaaaaaaagggagaaaaTCTCCTAATGGAcgatgcgcatgtgcgtgtgcgttcaTGTGTGAGAAGCGCGCGAGTAGAGCgtgggggtgaggagggtATGGTGgtatggggggggggggcacagcaggaaagaaaaggaaaagggcaTGGGTCGGTGTGCGGGTGATTGGAGTGGAAGCAAAGacggtggcgaggaggagaagcgagggCAGTCCCGCGATTTCCTGTTGTCTCTTTTTCCCTCTT harbors:
- a CDS encoding C-1-tetrahydrofolate synthase, cytoplasmic,putative — its product is MTARKLHCVWPVPADIDIAQSVDAQPITSIAEAAGILLSELSPYGSTRAKVKLSVLKRLEGSPYGKYVVVAGMSPTPLGEGKSTTTIGVAQALGAHLKRRCFACIRQPSQGPTFGIKGGAAGGGYSQVIPMEDFNLHGTGDIHAITAANNLLAAALDTRIFHERTQDDAALYRRLTDELKTFTPIMQKRLDKLGIHKTDPMALTEAERVCFARLDVDPDTISWRRVTDVNDRLLRDIEIGMGKAEKGISRRTGFDISVASEVMAILALVDDLADMRQRLGAIQVAKSKAGASVTAEDVGCAGAMTVLMKDAVEPTLMQTLEGTPVLVHAGPFGNIAHGNSSVIADRIALKLAGADGFVLTEAGFGADMGCEKFFNIKCRTSGLKPDAAVLVATVRALKFHGGVEPKDAAKENADALRAGMSNLIRHIQNIRKFGVPVVVALNRFSTDTEAELALVTELATQEGGAADVVVTEHWSKGGAGAVDLAQALIRVTETTPSNFQLLYPSNASLKEKIETVCREIYGAAGVEYLNDVEEKLADFEKMGYGDFPVCMAKTQYSFSHNPELRGAPTGFTVPIRDVRVNCGARFVFPLLGDISTMPGLPTRPAYYNIDIDCETGRIVGLS
- a CDS encoding putative RNA-binding protein; the protein is MSSNQGDHGSEMISAEDQFNVDMDAEAELEEMKRQVDSLQEDMQLKALQESAAKDEGTRKTAAAAAASSGQTKTNTSIFVGDLDLRTTDADLRVFFASCGAITRVTVLKDRQGNPKGTAYVEFETEGQAHAAILKDGQSLHGKPLKVAMKRDNIPAFQRGISRGGAYALRGRGAGNPMQQQIAALAMMAGMMSQSFNPYNMGRGGGRGRGRGRGGY